The genomic window TGGTTGTCGCGGCGACAGCATGAGCAAAACACGAGTGCAAAAACAAACCTAATTTTACAGTCCAGGAAAAAGAAATCCTTTGTATATACAAAGGGTGTCGGCACTTGCTTGCCGTGCTGGAATGCGTTGAAATAATATTACGTTGTTCGAACAGAATGTGCCGAAAACTAACGACCATGATCGACCACTTACGACACGATCGCAACGTCGTGTATCACCATATTTGACCCCGAATGTATTGTCTCATTGAACGTCTCATTGACTAATTTTATGCCTCTACCGCATCATTATAGGCTAAATTCAGCGcgtcagaacaaaaaaaaaactgactgaagCTTCATAagcgattttttttctcataGGAACTCTGAGGTTGGCACGCTCCACTGGGTTGCCAGACGAAAGACGGCACCGCCAGCTTGGCAATATGGCGGTGCCAACGCTATAAGTTCTATACTGCAGGTTTTCtttacactcccccccccctctctagaGAGAGGGGGAGCGGCTACGCAAGGCTATGTGCCCTTTCTCTACCCAGAGAGAGGGCCCAACGCACTGCTTGACATGTGAGTATTGCTTTCTCGCGCTATCTGTGAAAGATCTACAACCTCTGAAAACCCAGTGATCTGTCATGCGCGGGCTGCGTAATCCAGAGTACACAGGAAACTTAAAATAATCTGTCCAAAatttatataaaaaagaaatacgCGTTCGCTGTCTTTAATACTCTTTCTGTGGTGCGAGACCTGAAGAAGCGCCCATGAAACAGTCCCCCATCAATTAGGGTCAAGATAGTTATTAGTTTTATCAGTATGCCGGTCCTAAATAGCAATATGTTGATATGCCTTGGTTGGGGTGGGAAAAATAGAGTTGCCCTGACAAGGACCTTTTGAGTGGTGCAGCGGTACCCCTTCTTCAGTGGCACATGCTTCCGACGATGGCGCAAACCTTCACGAAAGCGTCGAAAGAAACCCAGCCGTTTTTGGAATAGATGCCACACAGGCAAGCTAAAAAGTTCCCGGTGACCGGGTAACCGCACCGTCTCAGGGCTGCCTCCAGGCCTCGGCTGGCAAAATGATCATATTCATGGACATCAAACTCCCGAAATACCGAGGCCCAGTATTCGGTAGCTTGGCAGCCCATGTTCAGCAGGTCATCGTAGCCGTTCGCACCCCTGATGGTGCAGAACTCGAGGACGAGCGCCTCCGTCCGGGGATGGACTGGGAGATGCGTTCGCCGTTGGCCAAGGCGCCGGAGAAACTCGTCGACGACGCGAGGGTCTATGACATCTGCTTCAAGAACAGCAAGTCGAGTGACAATCCAGGCAGTCGTCTTTTTATAGGCACCGTccgctgaccagagggagctgcgttgctggcaCTAGTCCATCCTAAGTTCGCTGACGTTGGCCGTTAGGGGAACGCAGAAAACGGACGCGCACACGCGTCGCCGTGTATCCCTACGGCAATCCGCCCGATCACGTGAGCAGGGAGACGCGGGCATCGCATTCCATTTTGATGACCCCCTCCTACTATTGCGTTCTGTCTCCGCTAGTCATTGTGTTCTGGCATTGCAGTCAGATTGAAAAACACCACTGCATGGTGCATATACCCAAGTGCGTTGGCTGTGTGACACTATAAACGAATAACGGCTCTACTCTCAGCTTTGGCTCCACCCACCACCTGTTCCCTATCTCTcgaattatttttcttctttgcgcttctTCAACGTGTGCCACGagtttttctctcctttttcctgGAATGTTGGTATTCGAAAAGCGAGGAATTTCGCAACTCATCGCCAGGTCACTTGTCCGTTTCTATACAAGTACATGAATGCACAGAAGAAACCACTCATTAGGCAAACCAATCGAAGACTTCCTAACTACCGCAATTTCCAAACTAAAAGAAGACAACCTAAAGCAAGAGTTTCGTTGTATTTTAACCTGAAGTATCTGGTGTTTGAGAGGATTTGCGGATTGTAGCACTTTCACTTTTAAACATTTTCCAAGAAACATCCATACTTTAAGGTGCCAAATAAGATTATTTTAACAGAAAACTATTggtatggaggaaaaatattatTCGAGAACTAAAGTAAATGATGCATAGAGAAACTTAAATGGCACGTGATAAATAAAGCATCCTATCCTGGCGAGATCTTCCTTACTATCTATTCCGATTCAGCCTATATTGTATTATATATCAAATCATATATATTTTATCAACGCTGACCTAATTCAAGTGTTCATATATTTGTTTCCCTGTGAACGCCACTACAGTTTGCTGAAATCTCAGTTCAGGGAGATGGGAAAGTTCTCACTTCAGCTTCAGATCGATTTGACAAATGTTTGGCTTAGAAAAACAACCAGCAATATTTCCCAACAATTAATCAGGGGAAGATCTATGTAACGAGTTCTTGACAACTGCTTCCCTAAATAATTTATCGTTTGCAGAAATCTGCAAGGAGGCTTTCATGCAAGGTTGTTTTCCAgtcaaaagaaaacagaaaatatCGAGCCCAGAGTGATTTTCTTTCTTACTGTACCTTTACCAATTCTATTTCAGTGAAAGCACTAGAGTGCGACTTAACCATCTTTTCTCCCCATAATGACTATGTGGTAAGATGGGAGGGGAGAAGGCAAAAATGCAATGGATGAAGAAAACAGTCTAGGAACGAGACTTTTTGTTAAGAAAACAACTTTGCAGAAAAGCCAGTTAGAAAATAAGGAAAATGAGTAAATTTGTTGCTTTCTgattaaaacaaaaaacaaacaaacaatatatatatatatatataaagaatgcCTTTACCATGTGCCATAATCGCAAGCATTCACATGTAAGAAGCCCCTTTATCATTATCAGTGCTAAGGTCCGGCACGTTCGCACAAATAGTACTCGTTAAATGCGCATATTGATTATTATCCTTTTTTGCTTTGGaagtttttttatgaaatatcaCTTTGAGATATAAAAGTATGGAACTGTGAGTTTATGTAACAAACACATATTGATAAAAATATGGTTGTGTAGTTCAAAAACAGTAACccgttgcgtttttttttttcgatatcgTAGCGCCGTAAAgggtttcattttttattttttcggagTAACGAGTGACGTATTCATTTGCACTTGTTCACTTACAGATAAAACTTTGCGGAAAACAACACCCACAACCCGTCGGTGGCCAACATAGCTCCGGCCACTGCCGTTCTGTGATGGCGTCGGTCACGCGATGCACCGCATAAAGCGGAAAGTGTCATGTTGAAGAAAGTTTATACGTCTCGATTGCATGCGTGCGTATGTTTAACAAAAAGTACCTTGCAACCGAAGTCGCACGCTCGGACATTCAGGTTTTTTTCTAACCTCGCGTTTCTCATGTAAGTCAGTGGGGCTGTGCTCCCTTATTACTGACGTGTTTGTATATATACATTATTTACTTAGGTGCTCGATGAAATGAGAACTCCTTCGTAATTTTGTTGGTGAACGCGCAAAGGTCTAACCCCACGACACAGATTATTGTTAATATGTGAAAGTTAACGTGTCAATACCAAGATATCACGCAAGACCCCAAAATAAGGGGTAAAGACAATTTCGGCCATTTGTTCTTCTTCAACGCGAGACTGATATTCCACACTGCACGAACCTCTGCTTTTTCACCATCAtggaaatgcgactgccacgcaGAGATCGAACCCGTGACTTTGGGGCAGTAGTAGAGCAGCGTAAGCACTAGACCATGGTGATAGAAGACACATATTACGAGCAATTAGGTGTAATTGTAGCTATCCTGACATAAGACACGGCCTTTTTAAACATAATTTATAAATATAGCTAAATATTCACATAGCCCCAACAAGCGGTTAGTTCAAATATGAGAAGGTCCCTCATCGCAGCGAATGCcacttttaggtgttgaaatgTCGGATTCTCGTAAAAGTGAGGTCGTGCTAACTCATTCCAGAACTTAGGGCCGAACTGGAACTGAAGCACCGTAATCACAATTCATATTGACGTCCCTATCAGACTGACGTCATCATAAACGACGGAGATCAGAGGGGTGTAAGCGCTTCTACTTTCTTATCAGGAATTTCGTTTCGCCCTGACTGGAACAGCGATACTGGCCTTTACACGTCCATTGGAAGTTGTGGGAACCTgctgtggtggtggtagtggttagaagaagaagtgcctaatttctgcagcccggtagggagcatggTGCAGAGCCTGCGGGTGCTGTTCTCTTTCAGGTGGTAGTTGCCATGTTGCGCTCTCCCTTTTCCGCTGCGTGTTTAGGTATCTTTGCATGTCCGCACAAAAACAAATTCATTGCAGGTGTGGTTGTGCTTCTCTTGAGGCATCGAATTTTTCTTGACAATCTTAGCATAATTGACGGAACCAATCTTGTTCAAGGAGGAAGAATAGAGAATAATGGGCTGAGGCATTCTAGTCAGGGTAATCATTGAAGCCGAGCAAGGATACTGAAGGACAATAGTGTAACTTGCAAATATGGTAAGCGGAACTTACCAGAGGAAAGAGCAGCGACCTTTTCGTGAGTTGGTGCATAATACTTTTAAGAAACTAGCAAAAAAAGACCCTATAAGGAAAAACAGGTTTGAAACTTGTTTATCTAGAGTAGTCGGGATTGGATGCTATGAACTACGGTGCCTGCCTAAAGGTAAAGGAACTGACCCACACTTCTAAGCTTCCACAGTACCTGTCTTGAAAGTTGGCGGACATCCCTCCTTCAGTTAACTCCATTTTCACGACATAAGGATCGAATCCTTTTCGCAAAGAATGCCCGCTCAAGATGAAGTGCCTGCATGCCGAAGTATGTGAAAAGCAGCTGAtcaaagaaaaggcataaaaacgtGTTATATACGAACTCTTAGAGCCCCCTGGATAACATGACGAACCAGGAAAGTTGTGACTTTATCTCCACTCTAAGCCCCTGTACGAGCAGAATGCTTAGCAGATCTGCTCTGTTCTTGGTATTCGAAGGTACACAAGACCGTTTTCAGACTTTAGATTATATATTCTTAGCATTAAAAAGCTATATTTTGGTATATTTCCTAGAATTGAAATATTTCGTAACAGGGACAGCAGTACTAAGCGACATTGAAGTAATGGTATACATGAATAAAGAATTTAGGTGGTTGGTGGGTGTTTAAAGTGTAAATATATAATTTAGGTCATTATTTTGCCTGAAGGCAAAGCCACAGTTATGTATGGTGGTATGACACGAAAAAGAAACGCAGTTCTTTACTTCATTATTTTTGCACTGTTATCAAGGTCCCCCTTGCGTCAAAATATTATCGCATCAAAATATTACTAGTTAGCTTGGAGCCTTGCCACGTCAATTTtaatgtgcttcttttttttcatcttaaATTTTGCATATACACTCTTTCATAAAAGCTGCAACCCTTACTTTCCCGACATTAACCGAACTTATGACGATTCACTACGCACGTGCCGGGGGGCATGCAATTCTTCGTCAAGCTTCCTTTCTGTCTTTTCTTTGAACAGCGCTTTGAACTTTCAAACTGTATTTGGAAAAAGGGTGACAAAACACAAGGGTGCCTGAACGTTGAAGTGGGTAGCTTTTCATGTGCGTCTTTTATTTTCATGGCGGCCACGCACCTGCCGGGAAGTATCGTTTGGTGAACACGCTCTTCCGTTAACTGAAACGGGAAATGTCCGCAATGAAAGACATATAACTGTTCCCCGATTCGCACGTGTTATGAAACGATGTGCAATGTTATGAATAAGATCTCTCCATCAATACATTGCTGTAAATAAGGCGAGTTTATTATTTTTGGAATGGTACCCCTTTAAGCTATCGGAAGTGGAGAAACAATTCCGAAGCCTCATTTTGGACAACGTGCTGCGATTGAAAAACTTTTGGGCGTCATAGAAGGTGAAAAGTGAATTACTGTAGTCAAGATATTATCGGGCGTCGTGCATTGTCAGATTAGCAGGTGCTGATAGACATGCAGCCCTGGTTCGGTGAAGCGAGTGCCCTCCTGCGTTGACGCAGCCAATGTATTTGCACGCGGGAGCCGCACTTCCACATAAAGGGATACGGCCACCGTGCCAATATTGTTGTAGGTAGATTTTTTGGTAGGCCAGTCCAGAATGACGATATTTTGATGCACCTTGGTTACGCTTCACAATAAATCCCAGGTTCCACTTTCCAGGGCCACGAAAACAAGCAGTATCCCAAAGCTTTTGTGTGAGAGCAATGAAGCTAAAATATGAAAGCATAAAGTTTTTCGCGAGCTACTTCCCCTCGCGAGTGTGCTGCGGTGGGTTCCTGCTGAAGCGCCGAAACACGTAGATTAGCTGTTATGAGCGAATTTCATCAGTGTTGTGAAAACACACGCACAGTGGCTACATGGTAAAATAAGCTACTGTGAATAAATCAGATAAGTATAGCAAGCAAGACTCAACATTAAAATACTGCTATTTCGTATGCATTGTGGGACACTGTAATGAAGAGCCAAGATTTGGCTTTGAGGCTGCAAGTGAACTAATTGTTATGAAGCTAAATGTATATTATGAAGTATAAAGTGAGGGTTACACGGAAAAGAATCGTGACAGCGAAGTCAGCCAAtgcaaaaaaactcccaagcatttccccgagggtgaaaaTTGTGAGGACCGGTTGAGGAATGCAGGCTCAGTGACTCCTTTCGTTAGGGTGAGCCTGTTAGAACTTGTTCGACCCTGGCAAAGCGAGGTGCTACGCTGCACAAGAATTTTGAAATAGTGCTGGTGGACGTTCTTCGAAGATATGTGCAAGTTTTGGCCCTGGCTGTGTTATTTGGAGTCCAAGCAGTGAAGTTTGTTCGCGTGAAATTACCAGGAAGTTCACAGGATGGGCCGCTGCTGCGTGCCGAACTGTCGTGGAAATTATGACGGTGGACCGAAGGTCCGCTTGTTCTCGTTCCCTAAAGACGACCGCAGGATAAAATGGAAACGCGCTATTCGTCGCGAGGACGTCGACATCGACACTCTGCGTGATCCGAAGGTAAGCATTCAAAATTTTTACCGATAAACCTTCACATAAAGCGAATTCTGTGTCGCAGATCAGTGCTAGTGCAGTGCATTACGAAGCAGCGTCACTCTAGATTTGAATCCTTGCTAACTATAGCGTTCTAGAATGTAATCAGGCAGAAaaacatatataaaaatataaaatGTTGCTAAAATATTTTAAGACATTCTTTTTGCTTTTGCATATCGCAGGTCTGCGAACTTCATTTCAAAGCAGAGTATTTGAGGACTACCACCACTTACACGGATAGCAACGGAAAGACTATAAAAGTTCCGATGAGCCTTACTCGACTAACCGAAGATGCAGTGCCGACGATGTTTCCGAACAGCCCCGCTTATCTATCCGACTGTGCTCCCGTTCACAAGGAGCCTGACGCAAAACGGAAGCACCGTGAGGCAGACCAGCTACAAAAGGGCATTCAGATGTCGCTTGTTTCGCACGAAGAGGAGGAACGCAAGAATACAGTGGAATCTTTCGAGCAGCTCGTGTCACAACTCTCACAACTTAAGTTGTCCGACTATTGGATAGTGAGCAGCACGGAAGCTGCAGTTATGTTTCTGCATATTCAGACTAACACACTACCTCCAGAGGTGGAACGTTCTGTGGTTGTTTCCGATGAATTGCACATTTCTGTTTACTGGAAAAAGATGAAGCTGCACATTGCTGATGTTCCCATTCCTGAATAACTAGAGGACATTCGGAGCTTGTACACTATTCTTGAAAGTGTGGAGCATTTCAATGCTCCAGATGTctgcgaaaaagaagaaaaattgaaaGCCTGCTTCCACATTATTTTTTCTATTCTTGATGACCTGTCTGATGGTGACCTCCTACCAGAAGAGAAAGTAGAAGCGTTCGAGTTTCTGAAGGAACAGTTGCGCCTTCTACTTAAAGTGCGAGGAGCTATGAGATATTCTTCAGATCTTCTTATATTAGGTAGCATTTTTCATACGATCTCTCCTCACGCCTACAAATTCGTTCACAACACTGGGAAATTAATGCTACCTCATCCTTCCACAATATTAAGGCTGTGCAGCAAGTACAATGCAAGTCCTGCAAACGAACAAAGCGATGAAGGCTTTTTGCAGTACATTACAAAAAAGTGAGCCTTCTAAAGCCACACGAAAGAGTCGTAACGCTCATGTTAGATGAAATCCACATCCAGCAATATTTTGAGTATAAGGGTGGCTCATTAACAGGGACGGCATCGAATTCCTCTGAAGCGGCAAAAACAGCACACGTGTTCATGACAAATTCATTGCTTTCTGCGCACAAAGATGTGGTACACATTCTTCCTGTTTTCAGCATTGAAGCCAGCCATTTGCACGACATCCTGAAAAAAGCAATTTTGGGTCTTGAAAAAGTGGGACTTACAGTAATTGCCGTTATCACTGATAACAacgctgtgaaccgaaaagtaaTGTCATTTTTTCAAAAAACAACACAATAGACAATGTGTACCCACATCCAGCAGACAATTCAAGGCCGCTATTTTTTGTTGTCGATACCATGCATTTATTAAAGTGCATCcgtaacatttatttattttattatttatttattttatttatacaatactgcaggccacaaatgggcccaagcaggagtgggggagttacagagccgttagaacaattatacaatctttggcgaggtaaaaacaataaacaggacaatacaaaatattttgaaaacactaaaataataatacaaaattTTACAAGTCAAACACTTGATCAATTGAtttcagcacattgtcagatgaaAGAATTTCATGCGGGAGGTTATTCCAGTCGCTTATAgtgcggggaaaaaaaagaatacttaaaattgTTAGTGCGCGCTGTGATAGGCGAGAACTTTGCAGAATGGTAAATCCTGGTGGGACGCGATGATAACGGAGTCAGGAAGGCCGATGTTTCGAGACTGATATTCCCGTGtgataattggaaaagaaattttagccTATTCATTTTGCGTCGAGATTCAAAGTAGGGATTTTATTCATCTGCATTAGTTCTGTCGGGGAGTCATAACGGCGGTATCGGTTGTAAATGAAGCGGACGGCTAATCTTTGGATTTTTTCGAGATTGTCAATGTCTTTTGTagtatgtggatcccagactatgcatgcgtattcaaggCATGGTCGTACTATTGAGTTATACGCAAGAAGCTTTATGTTCGCAGGCGAATTTTTTAGTTTATGTCTTAGTAAGCCTAGTTTTCGTCGTGCTGAGGCGCCTACTTTAAGAATGTGGGAGGACCATGTTAGATTACTAGTAATtgtaacgccaagatatttaaagctatcagtTCGCGAGATAAGAAGACCATTGATTGTGTACTGTTGTTCATATGGTTGCTTTTTGTTAGTAATACGCATAAATACGGTTTTCTCAGTATTTAGTTTCATGTCCCAGAGGTCGCACCAATTATTTATTGCGTCAAGGCTATCGTTTAGAATTTGCTGATTATTAGAAGAATTAATTGTGCTGGATAAcaaacagtcatctgcaaataatcttaTTTCAACGCCTTCTTTAACACATGATACTACATTGttaatataaatcaggaaaagtaATGGTCCCAGAACACTTCCCTGGGGGACGCCGGAGTTAACAGGAAGGAAGTCTGAATGAGAGCCATCTATATCTACAAATTGAACGCGGGAATGCAGGTAAGATTTTATCCAGTTTACGATTCTAGATTGAAGACCCAGTAAATTAAGCTTGAAAATTAACTTTGAATGGGAAATTCTGTCGAAGGCTTTACagaaatctatgaaaactacgtCGGTTTGGCCTGATTTGTCAATTACAGCAGAGAACGAATGAATTGAAGTAGTAAGCTGAGTAGTGGTAGAAAGGCCCTTACGAAACCCATGCTGAATTGGTGACAGAATATTACGCTCATCTAAGAAGTTCAAAATGTAGTTCGAAATAATGTGCTCCATGAGTTTACAACACGACACACTTACTGATATGGGCCTAGTTTGTTAGGATGGCATTATCTCCTTTTTTAAACACTGGGACCACCCGGGCGATGAGCCAGTCTTTCGGGACAATGCCTTGCGACAAGAACGAGCGAAAAATTTCAACCAGGAAATGTGCAAGTGACTCGGCGTAGCGACGAAGAAATACATTAGGGATGTTGTCTGGGCCGCATGATGTTTTGGATTTGATATTAAGAAGCATGGCAAATATGCCTTCAAACGTTATGAAATCTGGATCAACCTTAATACAGTTATCATTTGAATTGGCACACACGGACGGGTTAGAAAACACTGAGTGGAAATAGCGGTTAAATTCAATCGCGATTTGCTTAGAATCTCGAATAATCTCGTCTCCGAGCTTAATACATTCGACTGATTTTTGTTTCTTAGGCTGAAGTTTGCGCCAGAATTTTGCCGGATCACTTTTTAGGAACTGTGGCAGGGTCACCGAGAAGTAATGAAGTTTAGCTGCGCGTATATTATTAGCAAGTGTATCTTTTAACTTTTGAAGCAGTGGGCCTTCCGGTTGCCGCCTTTTCGTTTTCTTAACCTTGCACGTTAAATGAATAATTTCTCTGGTTATCCAAGGGTTTCTGTGGTTTGACTTTTTAGCTTTGTTTAGAATTAAGTTTTCGAGGCAAAACTCACACAGTGACCGGAACTTTTTCCACAGATAATTAGCATCATTGCCTGAAAAACCGT from Rhipicephalus microplus isolate Deutch F79 chromosome 7, USDA_Rmic, whole genome shotgun sequence includes these protein-coding regions:
- the LOC142767842 gene encoding uncharacterized protein LOC142767842 translates to MGRCCVPNCRGNYDGGPKVRLFSFPKDDRRIKWKRAIRREDVDIDTLRDPKVCELHFKAEYLRTTTTYTDSNGKTIKVPMSLTRLTEDAVPTMFPNSPAYLSDCAPVHKEPDAKRKHREADQLQKGIQMSLVSHEEEERKNTVESFEQLVSQLSQLKLSDYWIVSSTEAAVMFLHIQTNTLPPEVERSVVVSDELHISVYWKKMKLHIADVPIPE